From Rudanella lutea DSM 19387, a single genomic window includes:
- a CDS encoding SusD/RagB family nutrient-binding outer membrane lipoprotein encodes MNLKKFSALLLAGLGLSLSSCDKYLDINKNPNNPDQVEAALLLAPIQNQYVLGIQFDARYIGSYVQNWHNATAGVVWDLHSYAVNSDAGGEIWRNVYWRGGRNTLNMMADAQANERWDYLGVGQVLQAWGWQMLTDVHGEIILKEAFDQDPNKNTFNYDTQETVYAEVVRLLQEGIKNLNRADGRVSTASLGRGDRIYGGDRLKWKKFAYGLLAINAHHLSNKPSLYKPDQVIAYVDSAFTSNADDALFTFNGLSTADGSFFGPLRQNMQAYGQGAFPVRLMDGTVFTGVRDPRLPILLAASGDGTFRGINPGAGQSTATSVPVPTRVPSPWGTQVAVLPPAGTTGKFIFTDKGPFPLMTYAQLQFIKAEAAFIKGDRATALAAYRRGIEAHMTASWVNVPAADRTAYLSNPLVVPATAAGLTLSQIMLQKYIAQWGWGFLEQWSDLRRYNYNPEVFTSFQLPTVATVNNGKPAQRIRPRYNSEYVWNLEALRPLGGLELDYHTKPVWFTQP; translated from the coding sequence ATGAACCTGAAGAAATTCTCCGCACTGCTGCTGGCCGGTCTGGGCCTGTCGCTCAGTAGCTGCGATAAATACTTAGACATCAACAAAAACCCCAACAACCCCGACCAGGTTGAGGCTGCGCTGCTGCTGGCTCCGATTCAGAACCAGTATGTACTCGGTATTCAGTTCGACGCCCGGTACATCGGTTCGTACGTGCAGAACTGGCACAACGCAACCGCCGGTGTTGTGTGGGATCTGCACAGCTACGCCGTCAACAGCGATGCCGGGGGCGAAATCTGGCGGAACGTGTACTGGCGCGGGGGCCGCAACACCCTCAACATGATGGCCGATGCCCAGGCCAACGAGCGCTGGGATTACCTCGGTGTGGGGCAGGTACTGCAAGCCTGGGGCTGGCAGATGCTCACCGATGTGCACGGCGAGATTATCCTGAAAGAAGCCTTCGATCAGGACCCGAACAAAAACACCTTTAACTACGACACCCAGGAAACGGTGTACGCCGAAGTGGTGCGGCTGTTGCAGGAAGGCATCAAAAACCTGAACCGGGCCGACGGCCGCGTATCAACGGCCTCGCTCGGCCGGGGCGACCGGATTTACGGGGGCGACCGCCTGAAATGGAAGAAGTTTGCGTACGGCCTGCTGGCGATCAACGCGCATCATCTCTCCAACAAACCGTCGTTGTACAAGCCCGATCAGGTGATTGCCTACGTCGATAGTGCCTTCACGAGCAATGCCGACGATGCCCTGTTTACATTTAACGGCCTCAGCACCGCCGATGGCTCGTTTTTCGGACCACTGCGCCAGAATATGCAGGCCTACGGGCAGGGAGCCTTTCCGGTACGGCTCATGGACGGCACCGTGTTTACCGGCGTGCGCGACCCCCGCTTGCCTATTCTGCTGGCTGCCAGTGGCGACGGCACGTTCCGGGGCATCAACCCCGGCGCGGGGCAGTCGACGGCGACCAGTGTGCCTGTGCCCACGCGGGTTCCCTCACCCTGGGGGACACAGGTGGCGGTATTGCCCCCAGCCGGTACTACGGGTAAGTTTATCTTTACCGATAAAGGGCCGTTTCCGCTTATGACCTATGCTCAGCTTCAGTTTATCAAAGCCGAAGCCGCGTTTATCAAAGGCGACAGAGCGACCGCCCTGGCCGCGTACCGTCGGGGTATCGAAGCGCACATGACGGCCTCGTGGGTCAACGTTCCCGCAGCCGACCGCACGGCGTACCTGAGCAACCCGCTGGTGGTGCCTGCTACGGCCGCCGGACTGACGCTGAGCCAGATCATGTTGCAGAAGTACATAGCCCAGTGGGGCTGGGGCTTCCTGGAGCAGTGGTCCGACCTGCGCCGGTACAACTATAACCCGGAGGTATTTACGAGCTTCCAGCTGCCCACAGTAGCGACCGTCAACAACGGAAAACCGGCTCAGCGCATCCGGCCCCGGTACAACTCGGAGTACGTCTGGAATCTCGAAGCCCTGCGCCCGCTCGGTGGTCTCGAACTCGATTATCACACCAAACCTGTTTGGTTTACCCAACCTTAA
- a CDS encoding SusC/RagA family TonB-linked outer membrane protein has product MMFSLRKLLMMFIVFSVVALGAHAQNDFITGKVTAAEDGAPIPGASVVVKGTSRGTNTDANGTFRIQAGRGQVLRISYIGTKTQDVTVGNATVLNVKLEQEAGSLNEVVVTALGIQREKRQLGYSVSELKGADLANSQRDNFINALQGRVAGLTVGTSSGMPGASSGVQIRGINSISGNNQPLYVVDGMPIDNRTAQNNQFVAGGISGQSFENRNIDFSNRAQDINPNDIETITVLKGPEAAALYGVEAANGAIVITTKKGKAGAGRINYTSTYTIQKVGLLPETQKVYSQGNNGVSQNTSFNAFGPRYAENTPLYDNANSFLQTGIGQRHNISFDGGSDRYTYRLSGGYFNSKGVVPTTEYKRLNVSLGGTAKMSNKLSLESTLQYINTDNVKVSKGANSFLLGLLSWPSSDDMTSYLNPDGSRRKVTSATSEIENPFFDVNKNKLRDRGNRVITNVGANFAATDWLTFTGRVGLDVYSTQYMFMYHPESNRSGGVIGGAIDQSTDNNRTLTAQYFATAKKDFGKLSTSVRVGQAIYDYNYRSLATRGEKFLDPNFVSINNTDPLTQKSREFVRQRRLVGVFGDVTLGYNDVAFLTVTGRNDWSSTFPKASRSFFYPSASFSLVYTDLIPQGRFRDVLSYGKFRISAAQVGKEAPEYSTSQAYESQTTTGGGFSYGFTAPNPFLVPEKVTSFEVGTEMKFFNNRLGFDLAYYKTNSVNQIIRDLRISYGTGFILKVINGGRLWNDGVELSINAEPVRTANFNWNLVANFTKTNSRLAELPSGQSEFYNSDTWVFGNVRNGARLNGPLTTLTGNSYVRNTRGDILISPVSGLPLTETVWNVVGDRNPDFVVGLVNTFSYKNFGLNFVIDVRKGGDVFNATELYLYNRGLSPKTLDREKPYTFTGVLKDGLENTDNPTPNTIQVVPYYNNSFYTALADEEFIERDVNWMRLKELTLRYNFAPSLLQRSRVVKTAGLFVTANDLFMLTNYTGGDPGVNAANTVTGGSGGMGIDYGNLPLPRVFNIGVNIGF; this is encoded by the coding sequence ATGATGTTTTCTTTACGAAAACTCCTGATGATGTTCATCGTGTTTAGCGTTGTGGCTCTGGGAGCACACGCTCAAAATGACTTCATCACGGGTAAAGTAACAGCTGCCGAAGACGGTGCCCCCATTCCGGGCGCGAGCGTGGTAGTTAAAGGAACTTCGCGCGGTACCAATACCGACGCTAACGGTACGTTTCGTATTCAGGCCGGCCGGGGTCAGGTACTACGTATAAGCTACATCGGCACCAAAACCCAGGACGTAACCGTGGGCAACGCCACCGTGCTGAACGTAAAACTGGAGCAGGAAGCCGGTAGCCTCAACGAAGTCGTGGTAACGGCGCTCGGTATCCAGCGCGAAAAACGTCAGTTGGGTTATTCTGTATCAGAACTGAAAGGGGCTGATTTGGCCAACTCTCAGCGCGACAACTTCATCAATGCCCTGCAAGGCCGCGTAGCTGGTCTTACGGTAGGTACGTCGAGCGGGATGCCGGGTGCCTCGTCGGGGGTGCAGATTCGGGGGATCAACTCGATTTCGGGTAACAACCAGCCGCTGTACGTTGTCGACGGGATGCCTATCGACAACCGCACCGCCCAAAACAACCAGTTTGTAGCGGGCGGTATCTCAGGGCAGTCGTTCGAAAACCGGAACATCGACTTCTCGAACCGGGCGCAGGACATCAACCCCAACGACATCGAAACCATCACGGTACTGAAAGGCCCCGAAGCAGCCGCCCTGTACGGGGTTGAAGCGGCCAACGGTGCCATTGTTATTACGACCAAGAAAGGCAAAGCCGGTGCCGGCCGCATCAACTACACCAGCACGTACACGATTCAGAAAGTAGGACTACTCCCCGAAACCCAGAAAGTGTACAGCCAGGGCAACAACGGGGTGAGCCAGAACACCAGCTTCAACGCATTTGGCCCACGCTATGCCGAAAACACGCCCCTGTACGACAACGCCAACTCGTTTTTGCAGACCGGTATCGGGCAGCGGCACAACATCTCGTTCGACGGTGGGTCGGATCGGTACACCTACCGGCTTTCGGGTGGGTATTTCAATAGCAAGGGCGTAGTACCCACTACGGAGTACAAACGCTTAAACGTGAGCCTCGGCGGTACTGCCAAAATGAGCAACAAACTGTCGCTCGAATCGACCTTGCAGTACATCAACACCGACAACGTGAAGGTATCGAAAGGGGCAAACTCGTTTTTGCTGGGCCTTCTGTCGTGGCCTTCGAGCGACGACATGACGAGCTATCTCAACCCCGACGGGTCGCGCCGGAAGGTAACCTCGGCCACGAGCGAAATTGAAAACCCGTTCTTCGACGTGAACAAAAACAAGCTTCGTGACCGGGGCAACCGCGTGATTACAAACGTAGGGGCCAATTTTGCCGCTACCGACTGGTTGACGTTTACCGGCCGGGTGGGTCTTGATGTGTACTCAACGCAGTACATGTTTATGTACCACCCCGAATCGAACCGCTCGGGCGGGGTTATCGGCGGGGCCATCGACCAATCGACCGATAACAACCGGACACTTACGGCCCAGTATTTTGCCACGGCCAAGAAAGACTTTGGCAAGCTGAGCACCTCGGTGCGGGTAGGTCAGGCTATTTACGACTACAACTACCGCTCGCTGGCTACGCGGGGTGAGAAATTCCTCGACCCTAACTTTGTTTCGATCAACAATACCGACCCCCTCACCCAGAAATCGCGTGAGTTTGTACGGCAGCGCCGGTTGGTGGGTGTGTTTGGCGACGTAACGCTCGGGTATAATGATGTCGCGTTTTTGACCGTGACCGGCCGTAACGACTGGTCGAGTACGTTCCCGAAAGCGTCGCGTTCGTTCTTCTACCCCTCAGCTTCGTTCAGCTTAGTGTACACGGACCTGATCCCTCAGGGCCGCTTCCGCGATGTATTGAGCTACGGTAAGTTCCGTATTTCGGCCGCACAGGTGGGTAAAGAGGCTCCCGAATATTCGACCTCGCAGGCCTACGAAAGCCAGACCACCACGGGCGGTGGCTTTAGCTACGGCTTTACGGCGCCCAACCCGTTCCTGGTTCCCGAAAAAGTAACGTCGTTTGAGGTAGGTACGGAGATGAAGTTTTTCAACAACCGGCTCGGCTTCGATCTGGCGTATTACAAGACCAACAGCGTTAACCAGATCATCCGCGATTTGCGTATTAGCTACGGTACGGGCTTTATCCTGAAGGTAATCAACGGCGGGCGGCTCTGGAACGATGGCGTCGAGCTGTCGATCAATGCCGAACCCGTTCGGACAGCCAACTTCAACTGGAATCTGGTGGCCAACTTCACCAAGACCAACAGCCGCCTGGCCGAGCTGCCCAGCGGTCAGTCTGAGTTTTATAACTCCGACACCTGGGTGTTTGGCAACGTACGCAACGGAGCCCGCCTGAACGGCCCGCTGACAACCCTCACCGGCAACAGCTACGTGCGCAACACGCGGGGTGACATTCTGATCAGCCCCGTATCGGGCTTACCCCTGACCGAAACCGTCTGGAACGTGGTAGGCGACCGCAACCCCGATTTTGTAGTGGGTTTGGTGAATACGTTCTCGTACAAAAACTTTGGCCTCAACTTCGTCATCGACGTGCGTAAAGGGGGCGATGTATTCAACGCGACCGAGCTGTACCTCTACAACCGGGGTCTGAGCCCCAAAACCCTCGATCGTGAGAAACCGTACACGTTTACGGGTGTGTTGAAAGACGGACTCGAAAATACCGACAACCCAACGCCCAACACGATTCAGGTAGTGCCGTACTACAATAACAGCTTCTATACGGCCCTGGCCGACGAGGAGTTTATTGAGCGCGACGTGAACTGGATGCGCCTGAAAGAACTGACCCTGCGCTACAACTTTGCCCCCTCGCTGCTGCAACGGTCGCGGGTGGTCAAAACGGCAGGTTTGTTTGTTACGGCCAATGACCTGTTTATGCTCACCAACTACACCGGTGGCGATCCGGGCGTTAACGCGGCCAATACCGTAACCGGCGGTTCGGGCGGTATGGGCATCGACTACGGCAACTTACCCCTGCCGCGCGTGTTCAACATTGGGGTGAATATTGGTTTTTAA
- a CDS encoding SusC/RagA family TonB-linked outer membrane protein, with translation MKTRLLSFLLGFLTLVAHAQERMLTGTVTSAEEGALPGVNVVLKGSETSGRTTGTTTDARGMFSLRIPDDKAILVVSAIGFATEEISVGSRTNLPITLRSDNRQLAEVVVTAFGIAKEKKALGYGVQEIKGSSLTEARATNVANALSGKVAGLRIGSNGGPGSGSSIQIRGAASISGNNQPLIVVDGVPIQQTSEKQFGGGLSEINPDNIKEISVLKGPNAAALYGSRAANGVILVTTKTGAGAKGIGVEINSNVTVDRAWISPEFQNTYGGGNGYRTWYNDGWSGAITDPKEIAQYRAAYGPNAPLNGTEGTDESWGAPMDGRLVRHWWSGTEVAPLTPMPNNWHDYWQTGKTFTNSVALSGGNDKGNFRLSLGRLTQQGIMLYNDFQRDNFKFNGSYNFTPKLTVTISSEYVKSGGNRGYQEGQQFIWAHRQTDWSRLKNWRDYTSVHIQRALPGRPADTDPPNWQHTFFTNPYFSAEMLPFTNDKDRLVGNLALNYQLMPGLSLLLRSGTDFWTDTRINVVNFERVRNGNRTPGRYSEEVLRRQETNHDFMLTYNKTITPDITTNVQVGGVQRTNYYKRNYTYVGELVVDGLYNLANSNVSQNAVESAIQKSQMNSLFASAEFGWRNALFLNATARNDWSSTLPSNARSYFYPSVSASAVLTDLLNLSSGVLSFGKVRASWAQVGNDADPYQLTQTFRSGGSWNGSVPEFYENIRIANATLKPEITTGKELGLDLRFLKGRIGLDVTYYDQTSRNQILAVDISKASGYNQRVLNAGMLTNKGIEIVLSGTPVKLPSGLTWETILNFARNRNRVVELAEGLTTYVLNARQGLNSEARVGEAYGTLFGIGFERAPDGQIIYNNGLPVVSTTARVLGNIQPRWTGGWLNTLNYKGVVVSALVDVKMGGDFFDEGTGTARWTGQLAETAVGREEGIIGKGVVNIGTPESPQYVPNTVIVPATTLYGYNNPRRYHEAAIFDGSYVKLREASIGYALPPALLAGKFIRSAKVSLVGRNLLMLFRNNPHIDPEVDRFGGNAQGFAYGELPSSRSIGVNLNLSF, from the coding sequence ATGAAAACAAGACTACTCTCTTTTCTTTTGGGGTTTTTGACGCTGGTAGCCCATGCACAGGAGCGTATGCTGACGGGCACCGTCACGTCGGCTGAAGAAGGCGCCCTGCCGGGTGTCAACGTGGTGTTAAAAGGCAGCGAAACGTCGGGCCGTACAACCGGTACGACCACCGATGCCCGGGGGATGTTTTCGCTACGTATTCCCGACGATAAAGCCATTCTGGTTGTCAGCGCCATTGGCTTCGCCACCGAAGAGATATCGGTAGGTTCCCGCACGAATTTACCCATCACGCTTCGCTCCGATAACCGGCAACTGGCCGAGGTGGTGGTAACGGCCTTTGGCATCGCCAAGGAAAAAAAGGCCCTGGGCTACGGGGTGCAGGAAATCAAAGGCTCGTCGCTCACTGAAGCGCGGGCTACCAACGTGGCCAATGCGCTCTCGGGTAAAGTGGCCGGTTTGCGCATCGGCAGCAATGGCGGGCCCGGTAGCGGTTCCAGCATTCAGATTCGGGGGGCTGCGTCGATTTCGGGTAATAACCAACCCCTGATTGTGGTGGATGGCGTTCCGATTCAGCAAACCTCCGAGAAGCAGTTTGGCGGGGGGCTGTCGGAGATCAATCCGGACAATATCAAGGAGATCAGTGTGCTCAAAGGCCCCAACGCGGCTGCTTTGTACGGCTCGCGGGCGGCCAACGGCGTTATTCTGGTCACGACCAAAACGGGAGCCGGGGCCAAAGGAATCGGCGTCGAAATCAACTCCAACGTGACCGTTGACCGGGCCTGGATTTCGCCCGAGTTTCAGAATACCTACGGTGGCGGCAACGGCTACCGGACCTGGTACAACGATGGCTGGAGCGGGGCCATTACCGATCCCAAAGAGATAGCCCAATACCGGGCGGCCTATGGGCCAAATGCTCCGCTCAACGGCACTGAAGGTACCGACGAGAGCTGGGGAGCACCGATGGACGGGCGGCTGGTGCGGCATTGGTGGAGTGGGACCGAAGTGGCTCCGCTGACACCCATGCCGAACAACTGGCATGATTACTGGCAAACCGGCAAAACATTCACCAACAGTGTGGCTCTTTCGGGAGGCAACGACAAGGGCAATTTCCGGCTGTCGCTCGGGCGGCTTACCCAGCAGGGGATTATGCTCTACAACGACTTCCAGCGCGATAACTTCAAGTTTAACGGGAGCTACAATTTTACGCCCAAACTGACCGTCACGATTTCGAGCGAGTATGTCAAATCGGGCGGTAACCGGGGCTATCAGGAAGGGCAGCAGTTTATCTGGGCGCATCGCCAAACCGACTGGAGCCGCCTGAAAAACTGGCGCGACTACACATCGGTGCATATTCAGCGGGCCCTGCCCGGCCGCCCCGCCGATACCGACCCGCCCAACTGGCAGCACACGTTTTTCACGAACCCTTATTTCAGTGCCGAAATGCTGCCGTTCACCAACGACAAAGATCGGTTGGTAGGTAACCTGGCGCTCAACTACCAGCTGATGCCGGGCCTGAGCCTGCTGCTCCGTAGTGGTACCGATTTCTGGACGGATACCCGCATCAATGTGGTCAATTTTGAGCGGGTGCGCAATGGCAACCGCACCCCCGGCCGCTATTCCGAAGAAGTGCTCCGGCGGCAGGAGACGAACCACGACTTCATGCTGACCTACAACAAAACCATAACCCCCGACATCACCACCAATGTACAGGTGGGTGGGGTGCAGCGCACCAACTACTACAAACGCAACTACACCTACGTGGGCGAACTGGTGGTAGATGGTCTGTACAATCTGGCCAATTCCAACGTGAGCCAGAATGCGGTAGAAAGTGCCATCCAGAAATCGCAGATGAACAGTTTGTTTGCCTCGGCCGAGTTTGGCTGGCGCAACGCCCTGTTTCTGAACGCAACGGCCCGCAACGACTGGTCGAGCACGTTGCCGTCCAACGCCCGGAGCTATTTCTACCCGTCGGTGTCGGCGTCGGCCGTGCTGACCGACCTGCTCAACCTCTCCTCAGGTGTGCTGTCGTTCGGGAAGGTGCGGGCGTCGTGGGCGCAGGTAGGCAACGATGCCGACCCCTACCAGCTGACGCAGACGTTCCGGTCGGGGGGCTCGTGGAATGGTTCGGTGCCGGAGTTTTACGAAAACATCCGCATTGCCAATGCTACCCTCAAACCCGAAATCACAACGGGCAAGGAGTTGGGCCTTGATCTGCGGTTTCTGAAAGGCCGCATCGGGCTCGACGTAACCTACTACGATCAGACATCGCGCAACCAGATTCTGGCCGTCGATATTTCCAAGGCGAGTGGCTACAATCAGCGGGTGCTCAATGCGGGTATGCTCACCAACAAGGGAATCGAGATTGTTTTGTCGGGTACGCCCGTGAAGCTACCCTCGGGCCTGACCTGGGAAACAATCCTCAACTTTGCCCGCAACCGCAACCGGGTGGTTGAGCTGGCCGAGGGCCTGACAACCTACGTGCTCAACGCCCGGCAGGGCCTCAACTCCGAAGCCCGCGTGGGCGAAGCCTACGGCACCCTGTTCGGAATCGGGTTTGAGCGGGCACCCGATGGGCAGATCATCTACAACAATGGGTTGCCCGTTGTGTCGACAACGGCGCGGGTGCTGGGCAATATCCAACCCCGCTGGACGGGCGGCTGGCTCAATACACTCAACTACAAAGGGGTAGTGGTGTCGGCGCTGGTGGACGTAAAAATGGGGGGTGATTTCTTCGACGAAGGCACCGGCACCGCCCGCTGGACGGGTCAGCTGGCCGAAACGGCGGTGGGCCGAGAGGAGGGCATTATTGGCAAAGGCGTGGTGAACATCGGGACGCCCGAAAGCCCGCAGTACGTACCCAACACCGTGATTGTGCCGGCCACTACGCTCTACGGCTACAATAACCCCCGGCGCTACCACGAAGCCGCCATCTTCGACGGGTCGTATGTGAAACTGCGCGAGGCATCTATCGGGTATGCGCTGCCACCGGCTCTGCTGGCGGGTAAGTTTATCCGGTCGGCCAAGGTTTCGCTGGTGGGGCGTAACCTGCTCATGCTGTTCCGTAATAACCCCCACATAGACCCCGAAGTGGACCGTTTTGGCGGCAACGCCCAGGGTTTCGCGTACGGCGAACTCCCCAGCAGCCGAAGCATCGGTGTCAACCTGAATCTCAGTTTTTAA
- a CDS encoding SusD/RagB family nutrient-binding outer membrane lipoprotein, with protein sequence MMKAFFLFIGVMLTVSSCTGDFDAMNTDPNNPTALSPQYLLPYGIEKVIDRSWGGRDRFERLNLDGAMLWMQYLTRNIYSNEGDNYGLSVAFYNNNWKALYNDGLVNFQRMVSLSQPGGKFQNTNYEGIAIVMRTWTFSLLTDLYGPIPYTEALKGTAEQPVYSPTYDEMDKVYAGMLADLKTANEKLVVGGPAVSGDILYNGDILKWKKFANSLRIRLANRQAAKKATESRAIMAEILGDPAKYPVFTSNADNASLKCTEVLSSNNELYLVMVNDSRTDWNVSKTLVDKLTDLADPRLTVYAQPNKDGKYVGHANGLPDAIATTYLGSSSNIGTYFIQKTSPQVVMTYGELNLILAEAALDGDVSGSAQTYFEKGMTASFEQYGLKMTDTYLKTVGTVTREKVLEQKWIALFGQGLEAWTEYRRTGLPVLPPKDPRAVFENDGVLPTRLPYPTSEASLNNANMAKALTMIGGKNDTKAKLWWSEK encoded by the coding sequence ATGATGAAAGCCTTTTTCCTATTCATAGGGGTCATGCTAACGGTCTCGTCCTGCACGGGCGACTTCGACGCGATGAACACCGACCCCAACAACCCCACGGCCCTCAGTCCGCAGTATCTGTTGCCGTACGGGATCGAGAAGGTGATAGACCGCTCATGGGGTGGCCGCGACCGGTTTGAACGGCTCAACCTCGACGGGGCCATGCTCTGGATGCAGTACCTCACCCGGAATATCTATTCCAACGAAGGTGATAACTACGGGCTTTCTGTGGCGTTTTACAACAACAACTGGAAAGCCCTCTACAACGATGGTCTGGTCAATTTTCAGCGGATGGTGAGCTTGTCGCAGCCGGGCGGCAAGTTTCAGAATACCAACTACGAGGGAATCGCCATCGTCATGCGGACCTGGACGTTTTCGCTCCTGACCGACCTCTACGGCCCAATTCCGTACACCGAAGCCCTCAAAGGCACCGCCGAACAGCCGGTTTATTCGCCAACGTACGACGAGATGGACAAGGTGTATGCCGGGATGCTGGCCGACCTCAAAACGGCCAACGAAAAACTGGTAGTGGGTGGTCCGGCCGTATCGGGCGATATTCTGTACAACGGCGATATTCTGAAGTGGAAGAAGTTTGCCAACTCGCTCCGCATCCGACTGGCCAACCGGCAGGCGGCCAAAAAAGCGACGGAGTCGCGGGCGATTATGGCCGAGATTCTGGGCGACCCGGCCAAATATCCCGTGTTTACAAGCAATGCCGATAATGCCTCGCTCAAATGCACCGAGGTGCTGTCGAGCAACAATGAGCTGTATCTGGTGATGGTCAACGATAGCCGTACCGACTGGAACGTGAGCAAAACCCTTGTCGACAAGCTCACCGACCTGGCCGACCCGCGCCTGACCGTGTACGCCCAACCGAACAAAGACGGCAAATATGTAGGCCATGCCAACGGCCTGCCCGATGCTATTGCAACCACCTACCTCGGCAGCAGCTCCAACATCGGCACGTACTTTATCCAGAAAACGTCGCCCCAGGTGGTTATGACGTATGGCGAACTGAACCTGATTCTGGCCGAAGCGGCTCTCGACGGCGACGTTTCGGGGAGTGCCCAAACGTATTTTGAAAAGGGGATGACCGCTTCATTTGAGCAGTACGGTCTCAAAATGACCGATACCTACCTCAAAACAGTGGGTACGGTGACCCGCGAGAAGGTGCTGGAGCAAAAGTGGATTGCCTTGTTTGGGCAGGGCCTGGAGGCCTGGACCGAATACCGCCGGACGGGCCTGCCTGTATTACCGCCCAAAGACCCGCGGGCTGTGTTTGAAAACGACGGGGTGTTGCCTACCCGTTTGCCGTATCCGACCTCCGAAGCCTCGCTCAACAACGCCAACATGGCTAAAGCGTTGACGATGATCGGCGGAAAGAACGACACGAAGGCTAAACTCTGGTGGTCAGAAAAATAG
- a CDS encoding pyridoxal phosphate-dependent aminotransferase, which translates to MQHINRRDWLRAGLISGLGLAGMPLSNALAGTSCEPWLDEVAFLNGEAPVGGPPKTVALKARLSANENPYGPSPKVLKAIGEAAPDGYLYAMEYTRQFKKMVAQEEGVPEECVLLGAGSGELLSATAMYYAYKTPAGNNLVFPDPTFEALPRAALRHGMTAERVPLVAADGYDQNLQKLSDRISAKTSLVYLCNPNNPTAILTDPAKLRSFIGATADKTPVFVDEAYIDYVADPKAASMVDLVRKGKNVLISRTFSKVHGFAGLRIGYLLGKPETLAQIAAFSPNGGGISMTSVRAALISMPDKAFLKWSLGKTAESKAFLANVLKDNGYEALPSDANFVMFPIRMKGEDFTAKMMDQGVSVRQWKFDGQYWCRVSLGTMEQMKAFADGLKVIS; encoded by the coding sequence ATGCAACACATTAACCGTCGTGACTGGCTACGGGCTGGTCTGATTTCCGGGCTCGGATTGGCCGGTATGCCCCTTTCCAACGCGTTGGCCGGTACATCGTGCGAGCCCTGGCTCGACGAAGTGGCTTTCCTGAACGGTGAAGCGCCGGTGGGCGGCCCGCCCAAAACGGTGGCTTTGAAAGCCCGCCTGTCGGCCAACGAAAACCCCTATGGACCTTCGCCCAAGGTGCTCAAAGCCATTGGCGAAGCTGCCCCCGATGGGTACCTGTACGCAATGGAGTACACCCGGCAGTTCAAAAAAATGGTGGCTCAGGAAGAGGGTGTGCCCGAGGAGTGCGTTTTGCTGGGAGCCGGTTCGGGGGAGCTGCTGAGTGCTACGGCGATGTACTATGCCTACAAAACCCCGGCGGGCAACAATCTGGTGTTTCCGGACCCCACGTTTGAGGCTCTGCCCCGCGCGGCTCTGCGTCACGGCATGACGGCCGAGCGGGTGCCGTTGGTGGCGGCCGATGGGTACGATCAGAATCTGCAAAAGCTAAGCGACCGGATTTCGGCCAAGACGAGTCTGGTGTACCTCTGCAATCCGAACAACCCCACGGCTATTCTGACCGACCCGGCCAAACTGCGCAGCTTTATCGGAGCTACGGCCGATAAAACGCCTGTTTTTGTGGACGAGGCCTATATTGATTACGTAGCCGACCCTAAAGCGGCCTCGATGGTCGATCTGGTGCGGAAAGGAAAGAACGTACTCATCAGCCGGACCTTTTCGAAAGTACACGGTTTTGCCGGGTTGCGCATCGGGTATCTGCTCGGCAAGCCCGAAACGCTGGCGCAGATTGCCGCTTTCTCGCCCAATGGTGGGGGCATCAGCATGACGTCGGTGCGGGCGGCCCTCATAAGTATGCCCGACAAAGCATTTTTGAAGTGGTCATTGGGCAAAACGGCCGAATCGAAGGCGTTTCTGGCCAATGTGCTCAAAGACAATGGCTACGAGGCCCTGCCCTCCGACGCCAACTTTGTGATGTTCCCGATCCGGATGAAAGGCGAAGATTTCACAGCTAAAATGATGGATCAGGGCGTGAGTGTGCGTCAGTGGAAATTCGATGGGCAATACTGGTGCCGGGTGAGCCTGGGCACCATGGAGCAGATGAAAGCCTTCGCCGACGGGCTGAAAGTGATTTCGTAG